One window of the Apium graveolens cultivar Ventura unplaced genomic scaffold, ASM990537v1 ctg8071, whole genome shotgun sequence genome contains the following:
- the LOC141704637 gene encoding cyclin-D2-1-like, producing the protein MKGVDFLEFRPSEISAAVAICVTRETQESEIDKAISGVMHFEKDRLLKCVQMIEDLTEIAASTDLPDGTVSVAARAGSGSPDGVLDAAFLSYRIYGRTVVSDPSSSNAANQDPKRRRLD; encoded by the exons ATGAAAG GTGTTGATTTCCTAGAATTTAGGCCCTCGGAAATCTCAGCTGCTGTTGCAATCTGTGTTACGAGAGAAACACAGGAATCAGAGATTGACAAGGCAATATCTGGTGTCATGCATTTTGAGAAG GATAGGCTGCTGAAGTGTGTTCAAATGATTGAAGATTTGACAGAGATAGCAGCGAGTACTGATCTACCTGATGGTACTGTATCAGTAGCAGCTCGAGCAGGGTCCGGGAGTCCTGATGGGGTGTTGGATGCAGCATTCTTGAGCTATAGAATCTACGGGAGAACAGTTGTTTCAGATCCTAGTTCATCAAACGCTGCTAATCAAGATCCGAAAAGGAGAAGGCTTGATTGA